From a region of the Haematobia irritans isolate KBUSLIRL chromosome 4, ASM5000362v1, whole genome shotgun sequence genome:
- the LOC142235432 gene encoding uncharacterized protein LOC142235432 encodes MAQETVFGWVLTGPIPNPSTNFSPTILSYFFEISLDKEISRFWEVEDLPTKKFTSSADQFCESLYVHTTRRNEEGRYIVSLPSKKAYPKDVDIAQSRRIAMAQYFRNEARLIRTPAFKDEYDNVLAEYISLKHMSKVFPSDLSEDSKNYYLPYHAVIT; translated from the coding sequence ATGGCCCAGGAAACTGTATTCGGATGGGTTTTGACAGGGCCTATTCCAAATCCTTCCACAAATTTTTCTCCCActattttatcatatttttttgaaatctcaCTGGATAAGGAGATTTCACGTTTTTGGGAGGTGGAAGATCTTCCCACGAAGAAATTTACTTCATCAGCTGaccaattttgtgaaagtttatatGTCCACACAACAAGAAGAAACGAAGAGGGACGATATATTGTATCACTTCCCTCTAAGAAAGCTTATCCAAAAGATGTTGACATTGCTCAATCTAGAAGGATTGCAATGGCCCAGTATTTTCGAAATGAGGCTCGTCTTATTCGCACTCCTGCCTTTAAGGACGAATATGACAACGTCCTTGCAGAATATATTTCACTGAAACATATGTCGAAAGTTTTTCCTTCTGATTTATCTGAAGATTCCAAGAATTATTACCTGCCGTATCATGCGGTAATAACATAA